From Symphalangus syndactylus isolate Jambi chromosome X, NHGRI_mSymSyn1-v2.1_pri, whole genome shotgun sequence, the proteins below share one genomic window:
- the LOC129475125 gene encoding cancer/testis antigen family 45 member A1 produces the protein MTDKTEKVAVDPDAVFKRPRECDSPSYQKRQKMALLARKQGAGDSLTAGSAMSKGKKLVTGDAIPPSQLDSQTDDFTGFSKDEMMQKPGSKAPVGGNITSSFSGDDLEGRETVSFPKSQEEINADIKRQVVKEIRCIGQKYEKIFKMLEGVEGPTEVRKRFFESIIKEAARCVRGDFVKHLKKKLKRMI, from the exons ATGACCGATAAAACAGAGAAGGTGGCTGTAGATCCTGACGCCGTGTTTAAACGTCCCAGGGAATGTGACAGTCCTTCGTATCAGAAAAGGCAGAAGATGGCCCTGTTGGCAAGGAAACAAGGAGCAGGAGACAGTCTTACCGCAGGCTCTGCCATGTCCAAAGGAAAGA AGCTTGTGACAGGAGATGCTATTCCACCCAGCCAATTGGATTCTCAGACTGATGACTTCACTGGCTTCAGCAAAGATGAGATGATGCAGAAACCTGGTAGCAAGGCACCTGTGGGAGGAAACATTACCAGCAGTTTCTCTGGAGATGACCTAGAAGGCAGAGAAACAGTCTCTTTTCCTAAAAGCCAAGAAGAAATTAATGCTGATATAAAACGTCAAGTAGTGAAGGAAATCCGATGCATTGGACAAA aatatgaaaaaatcttcaaaatgctTGAAGGAGTGGAAGGACCTACTGAAGTCAGGAAACGATTTTTTGAATCGATCATCAAGGAAGCAGCAAG atGTGTGAGAGGAGACTTTGTTAAGCACCTTAAGAAGAAACTCAAACGTATGATTTGA